In the Arthrobacter sp. CDRTa11 genome, CCCGCCGTGCACGCGCTCTGCTGGTTCAGGGGATCCATGACGTCATCACAGGCGTTTGAGACAGAGATCGTCGCGTTGGTGAAGCCCGGGGGAACCAGTCGATAGGGGCCGGCGTGTCCGCGGGAAATGAAAATCGCTGTTACTGACCGGGCGCCAGTGCGGAAAGCACCGCGGGCAGCAGAACATCGCTCCTGCCCCACACCGGATCCAGGATCTCCACGTACCAGGAATCGGCCAGCAGGAGTGCCAGGGTTTCGTTGGTCTCATCCGCCCAGCCCCGGATCTGTTCCTCGCTGACCGGGTTCTCGCTGGTGCCCAGCACCGTGACCACCTCGGACCCAGACAGCGTGACAGGGATGGCCGCGCTGCTGGCCTCGCCGGGTGCGTGCACCACTGTGACCAGATCGGACCGCGTGGACAGGGCCAGGAGTTGGGCTGCTGCGTCAGCGCTGCAGAAGCCCGTGACGTACTCGCGCTGGACGTGTGCTCCGGACCGCAGGCCCGGCTGGGACTCCTTGGTGAACAGCCCGTTCCGGTTGAGCGCGGCCAGCGCCAAAGCTATGCGGCGGGTTTCGTCGTCGTAGCGGGCTGTAAACGTGGCCGCCTGATACTCGCTGCCGCCTTCCAGCCACCGGGCGGTCAGCTCGCCGGCCGCCTCCAGGGTGATCGCCTGGCGCCACACTTCACGGTCCGCCAGCAGCCTGCCGAACTCATCACGGGTTTTCGTTTCTGTTGGCTCCATCTTCGGATGCTACCGCCGGCCGGGCAACCGCTCCACCGCGGAGACACAGCGCTTAACGTCAGCTGCAGCCGTCAGACAGCCGGGTTTTGCCTGCTGCCCGGCTCCGCGGCTTCTGCGACCGCCGCTGCTTCAGCCGCTGTTGTTGCTTCGACGGCAGTTGTTGCCGCCCAACTGGTCAGGACCTTGATGCGCTCTTCATTGGTGGTTCCCGGCTCGGCTGTATAGACGCTGAGTCCATGCATGTCCCGGGGGAGGCTCGACAGGGAGAAGGAC is a window encoding:
- a CDS encoding DUF6919 domain-containing protein; translated protein: MEPTETKTRDEFGRLLADREVWRQAITLEAAGELTARWLEGGSEYQAATFTARYDDETRRIALALAALNRNGLFTKESQPGLRSGAHVQREYVTGFCSADAAAQLLALSTRSDLVTVVHAPGEASSAAIPVTLSGSEVVTVLGTSENPVSEEQIRGWADETNETLALLLADSWYVEILDPVWGRSDVLLPAVLSALAPGQ